The sequence below is a genomic window from Thermanaerothrix sp..
GGAGGTGGTGGTTTGCTGAAGTTGTTACCCCGGGTCTAAAAAACTAAGGAGCGAGGAGGTCGTGAAAGGTGATCCTTACGAACCCCGTCGTGCTGTCCGTCCTGGTGATGATAGTCCTGTGTTTGTTTAATTTGAACATCATTCTTGCCCTCATCGTGTCCGCCCTAGTGGCGGGGGTGGCCGCCGGCATGTCCCTTGGGGACACCATGGGGGTCCTCATAGGTGGCATGGGGGGCAATTCGGAGACCGCGTTGAGCTACATCCTTCTTGGGGCCCTGGCGGTGGCCATAAGCCAGACCGGAGTGGCGTCCCTACTGAGCGCCAAGCTGTCCAGGGTGGTGGGAAGCCGCAAGGCCTTTCTGCTTCTGCTCATAGCCTCGGTGAGCTGCCTTTCCCAGAACCTCATCCCGGTTCACATAGCTTTTATCCCCATCCTCATCCCGCCGATGCTTTCGCTCTTCAACCGTCTTAAGATGGACCGAAGGGGAGTGGCCTGCGCCCTTACCTTCGGCCTTAAAGCCCCCTACATAGTCATACCCGCGGGCTTCGGCCTCATATTCCACGGCATCCTGTCGGACCAGATGGCCGCCAACGGCGTGAACGTCCCCAAGGGCGACATGTGGCACTACACCTGGATACTTGGAGTCGGCATGCTCCTGGGCTTGCTCCTTGCGGTCTTCGTGAGCTACTCAAGGGACAGGGACTACCAGGACAAGCCGGTGATGGGCCTTGACGGCATCCCCGAGGCGGAGAGGCTGACCCGGGAGCACTACATAACCCTGGGGGCGGTGCTGGTGGCCTTCGTCATACAGCTTAAGACCAGCTCCCTTCCCCTCGGGGCCGTGGTGGCCCTGGGGCTCATGGCCGCCGGCGGGGTTATCCGCTGGAAGAAGCTCGACGACGTGATGGCCGGCGGAATAGGGATAATGGGCATGATAGCCATGATAATGCTGGTGGCGGCGGGCTATGGAGCGGTGATCCGGGAGACCAAGGCGGTGGACGCCTTGGTCAACGGGGTGGTGTCCATGGTGGCTGGAAGCAAGTTCTATGGAGCCCTTCTGATGCTCTTGGTGGGACTTTTGGTCACCATGGGCATAGGCACCTCCTTTGGTACCATACCGGTGGTGGCCGCCATATACTGCCCCTTGGGAGTCAAGCTTGGCTTCACCCCAGGGGCTTTGGCGTGCATACTGGCCGCCGCCGCGGCCCTTGGAGACGCGGGGTCTCCAGCCTCGGACTCCACCCTTGGCCCCACCTCGGGCCTTAATGCCGACGGCCAGCACAACCACATATGGGACACCTGCGTCCCCACGTTCATCCACTACAACATACCCCTTATCATCTTCGGCCTCATAGGGGCCATGATGCTCTACTAACCGCGGCGCAGCTCGTCCCTTGACGTAACGCCTTGCGGATTCCCGGCCCCACCGAGAGCAAAAACCTCCGGGTCGGGAATCCGCTTTTTATCTTTTTAATTCGTTTGGAGCTTGAGCGCGGTCTTGATGGGAAGGATGTCCCAAAATAAAAATAAAAAAGGCGGCGCTCCGGCCGCCCTTATGACCTTGGCTGGGGAACCTGGATTCGAACCAGGATTACCTGATCCAGAGTCAGGCGTGCTGCCGTTGCACCATTCCCCAATCGGACGGAGAGAATACTACCACAGTACCGCCCTTTTGAAAAGGGGTGAGGACGAGATGTGGCAAAATTTCTTGCTTCCCTTTGCTTGGGCCTGCTTATTTTCTGCCCAAACTGTGGTAGGATTGTTCACCGGAGAAGGGAGTTGAAAGGATGGGCAGGGAATCGGGCGTCTCGAACGCCAAGCCCTCTCGCCAGAGGCGTGGAAGAGGGAAGTCCGTGAAGCCCAGGAAGGACCTCAAATGGATACCCTTGGGCGGAATGGGAGAGATAGGAAAGAACATATCGGTCCTCCAGTACGGGGACGAGATGGTGGTTATAGACTGCGGCCTCAAATTCCCGGAGGAGGAGATGTTGGGGATAGACCTGGTGATCCCCGACGTATCCTTCCTTGAGGAGAACCGGGACAGGATAAAGGGTATATTCATAACCCACGGCCATGAGGATCACATAGGGGCGCTGCCGTTCGTGCTGCCGAAGCTGGACGTGCCGGTTTATGGTACCAGGCTCACCTTGGGGCTCATAAAGAACAAGCTGGGGGAGGTTTGCCCTCGATACAGGCCCAAGTTCAACGAGATAAGCGCCGGAGACGGCGTGACCCTAGGAAGCTTTACGGTGAGGGGCATAGCGGTTTGCCACTCCATACCCGATGGGCTTGCGTACGCCATCAAGACCCCGGTGGGCACGGTGGTCCACACCGGTGACTTCAAACTTGATAACCAGCCCATAGACGGCCGCACCACCGACTACGGGGCCTTTGCGGAGCTGGGCAGGGAAGGGGTCCTTTTGATGCTTTCGGACTCCACCAACGTGGAGAGG
It includes:
- a CDS encoding SLC13 family permease; translation: MILTNPVVLSVLVMIVLCLFNLNIILALIVSALVAGVAAGMSLGDTMGVLIGGMGGNSETALSYILLGALAVAISQTGVASLLSAKLSRVVGSRKAFLLLLIASVSCLSQNLIPVHIAFIPILIPPMLSLFNRLKMDRRGVACALTFGLKAPYIVIPAGFGLIFHGILSDQMAANGVNVPKGDMWHYTWILGVGMLLGLLLAVFVSYSRDRDYQDKPVMGLDGIPEAERLTREHYITLGAVLVAFVIQLKTSSLPLGAVVALGLMAAGGVIRWKKLDDVMAGGIGIMGMIAMIMLVAAGYGAVIRETKAVDALVNGVVSMVAGSKFYGALLMLLVGLLVTMGIGTSFGTIPVVAAIYCPLGVKLGFTPGALACILAAAAALGDAGSPASDSTLGPTSGLNADGQHNHIWDTCVPTFIHYNIPLIIFGLIGAMMLY